The stretch of DNA ATGCATTGGATAGATTGGGTACGCCTTTGGTAGAGGTTGCACTTGAACCTATTACTGGAACGCCAGAAGAAATAATGCAAGTTGCATTAGCTCTTGGAAGACTATTGCGTGCTACAAAGAGGGTTGCGCGTGGTTTAGGAACTATAAGACAAGATGTAAATATCTCGATCAGGGGCGGTGGCGTTATAGAGGTCAAAGGCGTGCAGAAATTGGATCAACTCGTTAAGGTAATTGAGTATGAAATGATGCGTCAACATGGTATGTTCCTTATAACAAAGAAACTCATGGAACGTAAAATAGATCCTAGCAGTGTTGGTCTTATGCGTGATGTTACCAAATTATTTGAGAATTCTACATCAAAGGTGATCAAAAAGGCCCTAGAAAATAATGGTATTGTGAAAGCCATAAGGCTTCGGGGCTTCGCAGGTATGCTATCATACGAACCGTATAAGGATATTAGACTTGGGAAAGAATTCGGAGAACTAGTAAGATTTTATGGACTCGGTGGTATCTTTCATTCGGATGAGCTGCCTGCATATGGGATAACAGATAGCGATGTGAATGCAGTAAGAAATGCATTGTCTATAGATGATGGGGATTCCTTTGTAATTTTGGCGGGGTTAAAAGAAAATGTTGAAGCTGGTGCTAATGCGATCATAGAAAGAGCCAAGTATGCGCTTATTGGCGTCCCAACAGAAACGAGGGCCGCTACATTTGATGGTAAAACTGTATACAGCAGACCCAGAGCTGGTGCTGCAAGGATGTACCCTGAGACAGATATACCTCCGATATCAATCTCTAAGCAAAGACTTGGTGTGCTTAAAAAACTCGTTCCAAAGTCATTGGATACGATAATCGGTGAGTTAGCTACGAAATACGGCTTTAATAAGATTTTGGCAGAGAAGATCTTCGATTCGGATTACCTTGAACTTTTCGAGGAGATAGCCGGATCTACCCGGGTACAACCAAGCTTCATTGTTGCAACATTAACGGAATCTTTGCTAAGCTTGCAAAGGGAAGGTTTAGATCGTAGTGCAATCACTAACGATCTGATCAGAAGTACGTTTATTGAACTTGATAGGGGTACGATCGCTAAAGAATCAGTCATCTTGATATTTGAAAAGATAATGAAGAAGGAAGCGACCTCGTTGGACGACGCTATCCGAAAACTTGGTTTAGCGTCTCTTAGTGATGAAGAGCTTGACCAGGTATTGGAG from Nitrososphaerales archaeon encodes:
- the gatE gene encoding Glu-tRNA(Gln) amidotransferase subunit GatE, with the protein product MEIKQRALDPNELGLKVGFEIHQQLATEGKLFCSCKSAEVKNYESEFTRRLRPTQSELGEYDPAALFEFNKGRLIRYLANPGSSCLVEADEEPPHDLSSEALDAALIVALALKSNIVDEIHVMRKIVIDGSNTTGFQRTMLVAMNGFLEVDSKKVKVQSVSLEEDAARLISDDGIVRTYALDRLGTPLVEVALEPITGTPEEIMQVALALGRLLRATKRVARGLGTIRQDVNISIRGGGVIEVKGVQKLDQLVKVIEYEMMRQHGMFLITKKLMERKIDPSSVGLMRDVTKLFENSTSKVIKKALENNGIVKAIRLRGFAGMLSYEPYKDIRLGKEFGELVRFYGLGGIFHSDELPAYGITDSDVNAVRNALSIDDGDSFVILAGLKENVEAGANAIIERAKYALIGVPTETRAATFDGKTVYSRPRAGAARMYPETDIPPISISKQRLGVLKKLVPKSLDTIIGELATKYGFNKILAEKIFDSDYLELFEEIAGSTRVQPSFIVATLTESLLSLQREGLDRSAITNDLIRSTFIELDRGTIAKESVILIFEKIMKKEATSLDDAIRKLGLASLSDEELDQVLERIVQEEKEIIMKKGSDSISMLMGKAMSTLRGKVDGQKVNALLKQKIERAMKR